The proteins below come from a single Anaerolineae bacterium genomic window:
- a CDS encoding fused MFS/spermidine synthase — protein MDGPATHTARHRTATGAWTVFAAVAVAGAGGMALEMTASRMLLPYYGDSYLVWANLIGLVLAALSLGYYVGGAVADRWPSSRLLGLALLGAGTWTAGIPALGSVWLPYLDRVMPVSQTGCVVGSFLAVTILLAAPVLLLGLVPPLAIRLLLEGVAVAGNLTGRVYAVSTVGSMVGTFAPVLWLMPAFGVRATFAVAAAVLGLTGLLGLAASVRRGRAGSFGPARDAW, from the coding sequence ATGGATGGCCCTGCGACCCACACGGCTCGCCACCGGACCGCCACCGGCGCGTGGACGGTGTTCGCGGCCGTGGCCGTGGCCGGCGCCGGAGGCATGGCCCTGGAGATGACGGCCTCCCGCATGCTGCTGCCCTACTACGGCGACTCCTATCTGGTCTGGGCCAACTTGATCGGGCTGGTGCTGGCCGCTCTCTCTCTGGGCTATTATGTGGGTGGGGCGGTGGCGGACCGATGGCCGTCCTCTCGTCTGCTGGGCCTGGCTTTGCTGGGCGCCGGCACGTGGACGGCCGGGATCCCAGCGCTGGGTTCGGTCTGGCTCCCCTACCTAGACCGGGTCATGCCGGTGAGCCAGACGGGGTGCGTGGTGGGCTCGTTCCTGGCGGTCACCATCCTACTGGCGGCGCCCGTGCTGCTCCTGGGTCTGGTACCTCCGTTGGCCATTCGGCTGCTTTTGGAGGGTGTGGCGGTTGCGGGGAATCTGACGGGACGAGTGTACGCCGTCTCCACCGTGGGCAGCATGGTGGGCACGTTCGCTCCGGTCCTGTGGCTGATGCCCGCCTTTGGGGTGCGCGCGACCTTCGCCGTTGCGGCGGCGGTTCTGGGGCTTACAGGCCTGTTGGGCCTGGCTGCGAGTGTGAGGAGAGGGCGGGCAGGGTCGTTCGGCCCTGCCCGGGATGCTTGGTAG
- a CDS encoding thiamine diphosphokinase: MLGLVVSGGDCEPPHRLEEWSRRAEVVIAANGGAEHALRLGLTPSLVVGDLDSLSARVRERLEAAPVTFIRHRPDKDETDTELALRAALDGGCDEVVLLCALGGRLDHTLANVFLLALPGMDDRGLLASGDTEVRLVRRTARLEGAAGDLLTLLPFGADAVGVRTAGLAYPLDGETLPVGFARGVSNVFEEDVAEVSLQGGALLAVHLRRGGKARQVD; this comes from the coding sequence ATGCTGGGGCTGGTAGTGTCGGGGGGTGACTGCGAGCCGCCTCATAGGCTCGAGGAGTGGTCCCGCCGGGCTGAGGTGGTGATCGCCGCCAACGGGGGAGCGGAGCACGCCCTGCGCCTGGGGCTGACGCCCTCTCTAGTAGTGGGCGATCTGGATTCCCTGTCGGCGCGTGTGCGGGAAAGGCTGGAGGCAGCGCCGGTCACGTTTATACGTCACCGCCCGGACAAGGACGAGACGGACACCGAGTTGGCCTTGCGGGCAGCCCTGGACGGCGGATGCGACGAAGTGGTGCTGCTTTGCGCCCTGGGCGGACGCCTGGACCACACTCTGGCGAACGTGTTTCTTTTGGCCCTGCCCGGAATGGACGATCGCGGCCTCCTGGCCTCCGGCGACACCGAGGTGCGACTAGTGCGTCGCACTGCCCGTCTCGAGGGGGCTGCGGGGGACCTGCTGACGCTCCTGCCTTTCGGGGCGGACGCAGTGGGGGTACGGACGGCCGGATTGGCGTATCCGCTCGACGGGGAGACCCTGCCGGTGGGTTTCGCCCGAGGGGTCAGCAACGTGTTCGAGGAAGACGTGGCCGAGGTCAGCCTGCAAGGGGGCGCCCTGCTGGCGGTGCACCTGCGGCGCGGTGGCAAGGCAAGGCAGGTAGACTGA
- a CDS encoding flavin reductase family protein — MREVTASEAIAAQRPEWIVLVVTRREDGFVDVMPAGWVMRVSGTPPMFAVSVGHSRYTNELVRQAGEFVLAFPSAHMAETVAICGSHSGREMDKVERCGLKMVPGRVLSTPLIEDAFINFECRLTTATEAGDHTIFVGEVLASYMGDVPGPLVNFGGNRYALARPAG, encoded by the coding sequence ATGAGAGAAGTCACCGCCAGCGAAGCCATCGCCGCGCAGCGGCCCGAGTGGATCGTCCTCGTCGTCACCCGCCGGGAGGACGGCTTTGTGGACGTCATGCCCGCGGGCTGGGTCATGCGCGTTTCCGGCACTCCGCCCATGTTCGCCGTCTCGGTCGGCCACAGCCGCTACACCAACGAGCTTGTCCGGCAGGCAGGCGAGTTCGTCCTCGCCTTCCCCTCTGCCCACATGGCCGAGACGGTCGCCATCTGCGGCAGCCACTCCGGCCGCGAGATGGACAAAGTGGAGCGGTGCGGCCTGAAGATGGTGCCCGGCCGCGTCCTGAGCACCCCCCTCATCGAAGATGCCTTCATCAACTTCGAGTGCCGCCTCACCACCGCGACCGAGGCCGGAGACCACACCATCTTCGTGGGCGAGGTGCTTGCCTCCTACATGGGCGACGTCCCCGGCCCCCTGGTCAACTTCGGCGGCAACCGCTACGCTCTCGCCCGCCCAGCAGGATAG
- a CDS encoding prolyl oligopeptidase family serine peptidase — protein sequence MADRANANAYDAIQALGRLIEPVLCFDGETVADYHAWRSRFADAYRRCLGPWPEPADPESEVASEEDMGDHVRLKLYFHSSPGVTVPAYLLIPKGIGQGERRPGILAAHGHGNGKDDAVGLDQGKDERTALIRSLNYDYGLQAVRRGYVVIAPDWIPFGERRPPAEWSRPNRDPCNVVSMAWEYYGYTLLAQNVWDGMRALDLLAARPEVDADRLAVLGLSYGGTMTTHLAINDPRVKVAVISGYLSTVKGDALTMRGKGNFCGAQYVPGLLRYGDIPEMAGLIAPKPLLIEAGTRDDCFVIEDVRVAYERLARIYAAAGASDRLAYDEHPGQHEWHGTVAWDWLHQWLR from the coding sequence ATGGCCGACCGAGCCAACGCAAACGCCTACGATGCCATCCAGGCCTTGGGCCGGCTGATCGAGCCCGTCCTCTGCTTCGACGGCGAGACCGTCGCCGACTACCACGCCTGGCGCAGTCGCTTCGCCGACGCCTACCGCCGCTGCCTCGGCCCCTGGCCGGAACCCGCGGATCCGGAGAGCGAAGTCGCTTCGGAGGAGGACATGGGAGATCACGTGCGCCTCAAACTCTACTTCCACTCCTCCCCCGGCGTCACCGTCCCTGCCTACCTGCTCATCCCCAAGGGCATCGGGCAGGGTGAGAGACGCCCGGGCATCCTGGCGGCCCACGGTCACGGCAACGGCAAGGACGACGCCGTCGGGCTGGACCAGGGCAAGGACGAGAGGACCGCCCTCATCCGCAGCCTCAACTACGACTATGGCCTCCAGGCCGTCCGCCGCGGGTACGTGGTGATCGCCCCCGACTGGATCCCCTTCGGCGAGCGTCGTCCTCCGGCGGAGTGGTCGCGCCCCAACCGGGACCCCTGCAACGTGGTGAGCATGGCCTGGGAGTACTATGGCTACACCCTGCTGGCCCAGAACGTCTGGGACGGCATGCGCGCCCTGGACCTGCTCGCCGCTCGGCCGGAGGTGGACGCCGACCGCCTGGCCGTGCTCGGTCTCTCCTACGGCGGCACCATGACCACCCACCTGGCCATCAACGACCCTCGGGTCAAGGTGGCCGTCATCAGCGGCTACCTGAGCACCGTCAAGGGAGACGCCCTCACCATGCGGGGCAAGGGCAACTTCTGCGGCGCCCAGTACGTCCCCGGCTTGCTCCGCTACGGCGACATCCCCGAGATGGCGGGCCTCATCGCTCCCAAGCCGCTCCTCATCGAGGCCGGCACTCGGGACGATTGCTTCGTCATCGAGGACGTCCGGGTAGCCTATGAGCGGCTAGCCCGCATCTACGCCGCCGCCGGCGCCTCCGATCGCCTGGCCTACGACGAGCACCCGGGCCAGCACGAATGGCACGGCACCGTGGCCTGGGACTGGCTGCACCAGTGGCTGAGATAG
- a CDS encoding dehydratase translates to MAEARRGLYFEDFEIGTRMVSPARTITEADVVWFAGLSGDYNPLHTDEVYASQTMFGGRIAHGLLVLSVASGLASRLGFLEGTVLAFLGLEWKFREPVRAGDTVHVEATIAGKKAMPRLGGGIVDIEVAVVRQDGTTAQKGTWRLLMRARPQD, encoded by the coding sequence ATGGCTGAGGCCCGGCGGGGGCTCTACTTCGAGGACTTCGAGATCGGCACCAGGATGGTCAGCCCGGCCCGGACCATCACCGAGGCGGACGTGGTGTGGTTTGCGGGGCTGTCGGGCGACTACAACCCGCTGCACACGGACGAGGTCTACGCCAGCCAGACCATGTTCGGGGGACGCATCGCCCACGGGCTGCTGGTGCTGAGCGTGGCCAGCGGGCTGGCGTCGCGCCTGGGCTTCCTGGAAGGGACGGTCCTAGCCTTCTTGGGGCTGGAGTGGAAGTTCCGGGAGCCGGTGCGGGCGGGGGACACAGTGCACGTGGAGGCTACCATCGCCGGCAAGAAGGCCATGCCACGACTGGGCGGCGGCATCGTGGACATAGAGGTGGCGGTGGTCAGGCAGGACGGCACCACCGCCCAGAAGGGCACCTGGCGCCTCCTCATGCGTGCGCGACCGCAGGACTAG
- a CDS encoding thiamine-binding protein: protein MAKMVMGIQVIPQAEDVYGVVDRAIEAIRASGLRYEVTPMETVVEGELDELLDVARRAHRAALEAGARSVQTHIKLAERGGGRDVSVADIMARYR from the coding sequence ATGGCCAAGATGGTAATGGGGATCCAGGTGATCCCCCAGGCTGAGGACGTGTACGGTGTGGTCGACCGGGCCATAGAGGCGATCCGGGCCAGCGGCCTGCGCTACGAAGTGACGCCCATGGAGACGGTGGTGGAAGGGGAGCTGGACGAGCTGCTGGACGTGGCCAGAAGGGCGCACCGAGCCGCCCTGGAGGCAGGCGCCCGCAGTGTCCAGACTCACATCAAGCTGGCGGAACGGGGAGGGGGCCGCGACGTGAGCGTCGCCGACATCATGGCCCGATATCGCTGA
- a CDS encoding Gfo/Idh/MocA family oxidoreductase produces the protein MMEKVKWGIIGTGVIAPSHASAIAASDYAELVAVCDIDEPKAREFSAKYGSVPVYTDYIQMLEEAGLEAVSICTPSGLHSEMTIEAADRGVNVLCEKPMAITLEQMDAMVEAVNRTGIKAEVVFQRRTSPLSQKVREAVQRGDLGQMVLGDAYLKYYRSPAYYKSADWRATWALDGGGALMNQGVHGVDLLLWIMGSPVKTVFGKAEAKVRDIEVEDTAVAVLTFENGAYGVIEGTTSCNPGETTTFALHGDRGTIIFGDKGLEKWAVAPSREEVAQPVEVQIEEQPALLSSADPRAVAVQGHRFHVDDLARAIRENKKPFVTVEEARAAVELILAIYQSARTGREVVMKDFVGR, from the coding sequence ATGATGGAGAAGGTCAAGTGGGGTATCATCGGCACGGGTGTGATCGCGCCCAGCCACGCTAGCGCCATAGCGGCCTCCGACTATGCCGAGTTGGTGGCGGTCTGCGATATTGACGAGCCTAAGGCGCGCGAGTTCTCGGCCAAGTATGGCAGCGTGCCCGTCTACACCGACTACATCCAGATGTTGGAGGAGGCTGGCCTGGAGGCGGTGAGCATCTGCACTCCCTCCGGCCTGCACTCGGAGATGACCATCGAGGCGGCCGACCGGGGGGTGAACGTCCTGTGCGAGAAGCCCATGGCCATCACCCTGGAGCAGATGGACGCTATGGTGGAGGCGGTCAACCGGACTGGCATCAAGGCCGAGGTCGTGTTCCAACGACGCACCAGCCCCTTGTCGCAGAAGGTGCGGGAGGCAGTGCAGAGAGGCGATTTGGGGCAGATGGTCCTAGGAGACGCCTACCTCAAATACTACCGCTCCCCCGCCTACTACAAGAGCGCCGACTGGCGCGCCACCTGGGCCCTGGACGGGGGTGGCGCCCTCATGAACCAGGGCGTGCATGGGGTGGACTTGCTGCTGTGGATCATGGGCTCGCCGGTCAAGACGGTCTTTGGCAAGGCCGAGGCCAAGGTGCGCGACATCGAGGTCGAGGACACGGCGGTGGCGGTGCTCACCTTCGAGAACGGCGCTTACGGGGTCATCGAGGGCACCACTTCCTGTAACCCGGGCGAAACCACCACCTTCGCCCTCCACGGCGACCGGGGCACCATCATCTTCGGCGACAAAGGCCTCGAGAAGTGGGCAGTGGCTCCCAGCCGCGAGGAGGTGGCCCAGCCGGTGGAGGTGCAGATCGAGGAGCAGCCGGCTCTGCTCTCCAGCGCCGACCCTCGGGCCGTGGCGGTCCAGGGACATCGGTTCCACGTGGACGATCTGGCCCGGGCCATCCGCGAGAACAAGAAGCCCTTTGTCACCGTGGAGGAAGCTCGGGCGGCGGTGGAGCTCATCCTGGCCATCTACCAGTCGGCACGGACGGGTCGGGAAGTGGTGATGAAGGACTTCGTGGGCCGGTAG